A genome region from Clupea harengus chromosome 7, Ch_v2.0.2, whole genome shotgun sequence includes the following:
- the LOC105902766 gene encoding beta-microseminoprotein-like isoform X1, with the protein MRYAALILTLCALVPLANTACWRTERKAQVVRGSNGELYVKDPGQDPCLDPVDQESYPVGSTWRSSQCQRCTCSKSGMECCDMMKRPVGYPADCEVLYDWTECTYKLVKKNGPCIWDPRSEVMGK; encoded by the exons ATG aGGTATGCAGCTCTGATACTGACCCTGTGCGCTCTGGTGCCATTGGCTAATACCGCCTGCTGGCGGACGGAACGGAAAGCTCAAG TTGTAAGGGGCAGCAATGGAGAGCTATACGTCAAAGACCCAG GCCAGGACCCTTGCCTAGATCCAGTTGATCAGGAGTCATATCCTGTTGGGTCCACATGGAGAAGCAGCCAATGCCAGCGGTGTACCTGCTCAAAGAGTGGAATGGAGTGTTGTGACAT GATGAAAAGGCCAGTGggatatcctgcagactgtgaAGTGCTGTATGACTGGACGGAATGCACCTACAAATTAGTTAAAAAGAATGGCCCATGCATTTGGGATCCACGCAGTGAAGTAATGGGGAAATAA
- the LOC105902766 gene encoding beta-microseminoprotein-like isoform X2 has product MRYAALILTLCALVPLANTACWRTERKAQVVRGSNGELYVKDPGQDPCLDPVDQESYPVGSTWRSSQCQRCTCSKSGMECCDMMKRPVGYPADCEVLYDWTECTYKLVKKNGPCIWDPRSEVMGK; this is encoded by the exons ATG aGGTATGCAGCTCTGATACTGACCCTGTGCGCTCTGGTGCCATTGGCTAATACCGCCTGCTGGCGGACGGAACGGAAAGCTCAAG TTGTAAGGGGCAGCAATGGAGAGCTATACGTCAAAGACCCAG GCCAGGACCCTTGCCTAGATCCAGTTGATCAGGAGTCATATCCTGTTGGGTCCACATGGAGAAGCAGCCAATGCCAGCGGTGTACCTGCTCAAAGAGTGGAATGGAGTGTTGTGACAT GATGAAAAGGCCAGTGggatatcctgcagactgtgaA GTGCTGTATGACTGGACGGAATGCACCTACAAATTAGTTAAAAAGAATGGCCCATGCATTTGGGATCCACGCAGTGAAGTAATGGGGAAATAA
- the LOC105902766 gene encoding beta-microseminoprotein-like isoform X3: MRYAALILTLCALVPLANTACWRTERKAQGQDPCLDPVDQESYPVGSTWRSSQCQRCTCSKSGMECCDMMKRPVGYPADCEVLYDWTECTYKLVKKNGPCIWDPRSEVMGK, from the exons ATG aGGTATGCAGCTCTGATACTGACCCTGTGCGCTCTGGTGCCATTGGCTAATACCGCCTGCTGGCGGACGGAACGGAAAGCTCAAG GCCAGGACCCTTGCCTAGATCCAGTTGATCAGGAGTCATATCCTGTTGGGTCCACATGGAGAAGCAGCCAATGCCAGCGGTGTACCTGCTCAAAGAGTGGAATGGAGTGTTGTGACAT GATGAAAAGGCCAGTGggatatcctgcagactgtgaAGTGCTGTATGACTGGACGGAATGCACCTACAAATTAGTTAAAAAGAATGGCCCATGCATTTGGGATCCACGCAGTGAAGTAATGGGGAAATAA